A region of Pieris rapae chromosome 20, ilPieRapa1.1, whole genome shotgun sequence DNA encodes the following proteins:
- the LOC110994112 gene encoding protein EFR3 homolog cmp44E isoform X1, translating to MSFVKCCFDAGEGHDILESFVQKCTDPGCCCGCCSALRPRYKRLVDNIFPALPQDGLVKSNMEKLTFYSLSSPEKLDRIGDYLFQKASRDIYRRRHGFVIIAMEAMDQLLLACHSQTLNLFVESFLKMVQKLLESTDPQLQILATQSFVRFANIEEDTPSYHRRYDFFVSKFSAMCHSNHTDRPTRDSIRLAGIRGLQGVIRKTVSDDLVENIWEAQHMDKIVPSLLYNMQGAEKYETVSCLEAETDTREGIEEPPKLAEACLRELVGRASYGHIRSVLRPVLTHFDRHELWLPCDFAVHIFKIIMFSIQAQYSYSVVEALMQHLDASGGGSGTRVRAARATVLSNIVAIAAGDSVGPSVLEIINNLLTNLRASVARDSELSFQKESDERLYQEALINALGEFADHLPDFQKIDIMMFIVSKIPSGRGKPTKADCMLQSILLKSLLKVGTTYKTTELSKAFPAAFLEALLRVSSTSEARTRALLQRILHTLLDRRANAPLLIAPTVDYEKLGLTVEKCSRPDLIFISKHGYAIFSSLYEGLQLESNTAENISAIYTTLSLLAIELASEETVCDMLQLILAIQQSAISNPVLSTAQQCQLHAVTVALAALVPHVLALPPLGDYIKQIIEARREEAAHMLPPLSDDYDVSPNKSPNKLPYLMIDQMALGECLKASGIEPSRLQSASPYSGGTTLGLAHRHSWVEAGATQGRDSLADISAGPVTELDSANSSPGVQRHPTQSENVSLEALRRAASGPSDAERRDAERRKVSLNNTFRTAPFDHLLHITQPKYEIQDKLEEIFNSISEEPLLPIGAGSPAGKTQNQPYTKYLTELFLY from the exons ATGTCTTTCGTAAAATGTTGTTTTGATGCTGGCGAAGGTCATGACATTCTGGAATCATTTGTGCAAAAATGTACCGATCCTGGCt GTTGCTGTGGCTGTTGCTCCGCACTCCGGCCAAGATACAAGCGTCTGGTTGACAATATATTCCCCGCGTTGCCACAGGATGGCCTCGTCAAGTCAAATATGGAGAAGCTTACGTTCTATTCGCTCTCCAGTCCGGAGAAACTCGATAGGATCGGAGACTACCTCTTTCAAAAGGCTTCGAGGGATATTTATCGGCGCAGACATGG GTTCGTGATAATAGCCATGGAGGCAATGGACCAGCTGCTCTTAGCCTGTCACTCGCAGACGCTCAACCTCTTCGTGGAGAGCTTCCTTAAAATGGTGCAGAAGTTGCTGGAGTCCACAGACCCTCAACTACAGATACTTGCGACGCAGAGC TTTGTCCGTTTCGCGAACATAGAAGAGGATACGCCATCTTACCACCGTCGGTATGACTTCTTCGTGTCCAAGTTCTCTGCCATGTGTCATAGCAATCACACAGACAGACCCACACGAGATAGTATACGACTCGCCGGGATAAGGGGATTGCAG GGGGTGATAAGGAAGACTGTGTCTGACGATCTGGTGGAGAATATTTGGGAGGCTCAGCACATGGATAAGATTGTGCCATcgttgttatataatatgcaG GGCGCAGAGAAATACGAGACGGTGTCGTGTCTAGAGGCAGAGACCGACACGAGGGAAGGGATAGAGGAACCGCCCAAACTGGCCGAAGCCTGTCTCCGGGAATTGGTCGGGAGAGCCTCCTACGGGCACATCCGATCAGTCCTGCGGCCCGTACTTAC gCATTTCGATCGCCATGAGCTCTGGTTGCCTTGCGACTTCGCCGTTCACATCTTCAAGATTATCATGTTCTCTATTCAG GCGCAGTACTCGTACAGCGTGGTGGAGGCCTTAATGCAGCACTTGGACGCCAGCGGAGGGGGGTCAGGCACGCGTGTCCGCGCCGCTCGAGCCACAGTACTCAGCAATATCGTAGCTATCGCTGCAGGTGATAGTGTTG GTCCGTCGGTGCTGGAAATAATCAACAACCTCCTGACGAATCTCCGTGCATCAGTCGCTCGAGATTCCGAA TTGTCATTCCAGAAAGAGTCAGACGAGCGTCTCTACCAAGAGGCGTTGATCAACGCGTTGGGCGAGTTCGCGGACCACTTGCCCGACTTCCAGAAGATAGATATCATGATGTTCATCGTCAGCAAAATTCCCAGTGGTCGAGGGAAGCCCACCAAGGCCGATTGTATGCTCCAAAGCATTCTGCTCAAGTCCTTGCTCAAG GTGGGAACGACGTACAAGACGACGGAGCTGAGTAAAGCCTTCCCCGCGGCGTTCCTCGAGGCCCTGCTGCGCGTGTCGAGTACCAGCGAGGCTCGCACCAGGGCCTTGCTGCAGAGGATCCTTCACACGCTGCTCGACAGACGGGCGAACGCCCCCCTGCTCATTGCGCCCAC ggTGGACTATGAAAAACTAGGCCTGACAGTGGAAAAATGCTCCCGACCTGACCTGATCTTCATCAGCAAACACGGCTACGCTATCTTCAGCTCGCTGTATGAAG GGCTGCAACTCGAATCGAACACGGCCGAGAACATATCGGCGATATACACGACCCTGTCTCTGCTCGCCATCGAGCTGGCCTCCGAGGAGACCGTCTGCGACATGCTTCAGCTCATTCTGGC CATCCAACAGTCGGCGATATCGAACCCAGTCCTGTCTACGGCTCAGCAGTGCCAGCTCCACGCCGTCACCGTTGCGTTGGCGGCCTTAGTGCCGCACGTGCTTGCTCTGCCGCCGCTCGGGGATTATATTAAACAG ATAATAGAGGCTCGCCGCGAAGAAGCCGCCCACATGCTGCCGCCTCTCTCCGACGACTACGACGTGTCGCCCAACAAATCGCCCAACAAGTTGCCCTACCTGATGATCGATCAG ATGGCGCTGGGCGAGTGCCTGAAGGCGAGCGGCATCGAGCCCAGCCGCCTGCAGAGCGCCTCCCCTTACTCCGGCGGCACAACCCTCGGCCTCGCCCACCGGCACAGCTGGGTGGAAGCCG GAGCGACCCAGGGTAGGGACAGCCTGGCAGACATATCCGCCGGACCCGTCACCGAACTCGACAGCGCCAATAGTTCTCCAGGAGTGCAGAGG CATCCCACGCAGAGCGAGAACGTGAGCCTGGAGGCGCTGCGGCGGGCGGCGAGCGGACCCAGCGACGCGGAGAGGAGAGACGCCGAGAGGCGGAAGGTCTCCCTCAACAACACCTTCCGAACTGCGCCCTTCGACCATCTGCTGCACATCACGCAGCCCAAG TACGAGATCCAAGACAAGCTGGAAGAGATCTTCAACTCCATCTCCGAGGAGCCTCTTCTGCCCATCGGAGCCGGCTCTCCCGCGGGCAAGACTCAGAACCAGCCTTACACCAAGTATTTGACGGAGCTCTTTCTCTACTGA
- the LOC110994114 gene encoding cyclin-L1, which yields MTTATTVTTQNQAKNNGTTATKVPKNYGKIVLTLHNCLLPETTFKETPSQADGLDIETEIDLRVLGCEMIQTAGILLKLPQVAMATGQMYLQRFYYSKSFVRYPMETTAMGSIYLASKVEEKPCRIRDVINVFHHIKQVRAQKPISPLIVDLNYIELKNQVIKAERRILKELGFCVHVKHPHKLIVVYLQLLQYEKNKALMQMAWNYMNDALRTDVFMRFPPETIACACIFLTARKIGLPLPNNPHWFLLFKVTEEEIREICVRILQLYKRSKVNPEELESKVDSLRRVYQANRQMQAQKEREAKLEEKKNEPSTSTTTSKETKRETKNEKSPKTPPLSSKYHTSHKKRERRSRSPYERKREYSSKRHKSRSREREIDRSRERRSDDKRSRISSRKYDDYERSKSSRDSREDKRKH from the coding sequence ATGACCACTGCCACTACAGTGACTACTCAAAACCAAGCCAAGAATAATGGAACAACAGCCACAAAGGTTCCCAAGAACTATGGAAAAATAGTCTTAACGCTTCATAACTGTTTACTACCGGAAACAACGTTCAAGGAGACGCCATCACAAGCAGATGGGTTAGACATAGAAACTGAGATAGATCTCCGAGTCCTTGGTTGTGAAATGATTCAAACCGCCGGAATTTTGCTCAAACTGCCTCAAGTTGCCATGGCTACAGGCCAAATGTATCTTCAAAGATTCTACTATTCAAAATCGTTTGTAAGATATCCTATGGAAACCACTGCAATGGGAAGCATTTATTTAGCATCCAAGGTTGAGGAAAAGCCGTGTCGTATCCGTGACGTCATTAACGTATTTCATCACATCAAACAAGTAAGAGCTCAGAAACCAATCTCACCGCTAATAGTAGACCTTAACTATATTGAACTCAAAAATCAAGTAATTAAAGCTGAACGCCGCATTCTTAAAGAACTCGGTTTCTGTGTTCATGTAAAACATCCACACAAACTCATTGTAGTCTATCtgcaattattacaatatgaaAAGAATAAAGCGCTTATGCAAATGGCTTGGAACTATATGAATGATGCTCTAAGGACTGATGTTTTTATGAGATTTCCTCCAGAAACTATAGCATGCGCTTGTATCTTCTTGACTGCACGCAAAATTGGATTACCACTCCCAAATAATCCCCATTGGTTCTTGTTATTCAAAGTAACCGAAGAAGAAATTCGAGAAATTTGTGTAAGAATCCTCCAACTATACAAAAGGTCTAAAGTAAATCCTGAAGAATTGGAGAGCAAAGTAGATTCTCTTAGACGGGTATATCAAGCTAATAGGCAAATGCAAGCACAGAAGGAACGTGAAGCAAAGTTAGAGGAGAAGAAAAATGAGCCTTCAACATCAACAACAACATCAAAGGAGACAAAGAGAGaaactaaaaatgaaaaatctcCAAAGACACCACCACTGTCTTCAAAATATCATACAAGTCATAAGAAAAGGGAGAGGAGGTCTCGTTCACCATATGAAAGAAAACGAGAATACTCCAGTAAAAGGCACAAGTCTCGATCGCGTGAAAGAGAAATAGACAGGTCAAGAGAAAGAAGGTCCGATGATAAGAGGAGTCGGATATCCTCAAGAAAGTATGATGATTATGAGCGGTCAAAATCAAGTAGGGATAGTAGGGAAGATAAGAGAAAgcattaa
- the LOC110994112 gene encoding protein EFR3 homolog cmp44E isoform X5, giving the protein MAQGCCGCCSALRPRYKRLVDNIFPALPQDGLVKSNMEKLTFYSLSSPEKLDRIGDYLFQKASRDIYRRRHGFVIIAMEAMDQLLLACHSQTLNLFVESFLKMVQKLLESTDPQLQILATQSFVRFANIEEDTPSYHRRYDFFVSKFSAMCHSNHTDRPTRDSIRLAGIRGLQGVIRKTVSDDLVENIWEAQHMDKIVPSLLYNMQGAEKYETVSCLEAETDTREGIEEPPKLAEACLRELVGRASYGHIRSVLRPVLTHFDRHELWLPCDFAVHIFKIIMFSIQAQYSYSVVEALMQHLDASGGGSGTRVRAARATVLSNIVAIAAGDSVGPSVLEIINNLLTNLRASVARDSELSFQKESDERLYQEALINALGEFADHLPDFQKIDIMMFIVSKIPSGRGKPTKADCMLQSILLKSLLKVGTTYKTTELSKAFPAAFLEALLRVSSTSEARTRALLQRILHTLLDRRANAPLLIAPTVDYEKLGLTVEKCSRPDLIFISKHGYAIFSSLYEGLQLESNTAENISAIYTTLSLLAIELASEETVCDMLQLILAIQQSAISNPVLSTAQQCQLHAVTVALAALVPHVLALPPLGDYIKQIIEARREEAAHMLPPLSDDYDVSPNKSPNKLPYLMIDQMALGECLKASGIEPSRLQSASPYSGGTTLGLAHRHSWVEAGATQGRDSLADISAGPVTELDSANSSPGVQRHPTQSENVSLEALRRAASGPSDAERRDAERRKVSLNNTFRTAPFDHLLHITQPKYEIQDKLEEIFNSISEEPLLPIGAGSPAGKTQNQPYTKYLTELFLY; this is encoded by the exons ATGGCTCAAG GTTGCTGTGGCTGTTGCTCCGCACTCCGGCCAAGATACAAGCGTCTGGTTGACAATATATTCCCCGCGTTGCCACAGGATGGCCTCGTCAAGTCAAATATGGAGAAGCTTACGTTCTATTCGCTCTCCAGTCCGGAGAAACTCGATAGGATCGGAGACTACCTCTTTCAAAAGGCTTCGAGGGATATTTATCGGCGCAGACATGG GTTCGTGATAATAGCCATGGAGGCAATGGACCAGCTGCTCTTAGCCTGTCACTCGCAGACGCTCAACCTCTTCGTGGAGAGCTTCCTTAAAATGGTGCAGAAGTTGCTGGAGTCCACAGACCCTCAACTACAGATACTTGCGACGCAGAGC TTTGTCCGTTTCGCGAACATAGAAGAGGATACGCCATCTTACCACCGTCGGTATGACTTCTTCGTGTCCAAGTTCTCTGCCATGTGTCATAGCAATCACACAGACAGACCCACACGAGATAGTATACGACTCGCCGGGATAAGGGGATTGCAG GGGGTGATAAGGAAGACTGTGTCTGACGATCTGGTGGAGAATATTTGGGAGGCTCAGCACATGGATAAGATTGTGCCATcgttgttatataatatgcaG GGCGCAGAGAAATACGAGACGGTGTCGTGTCTAGAGGCAGAGACCGACACGAGGGAAGGGATAGAGGAACCGCCCAAACTGGCCGAAGCCTGTCTCCGGGAATTGGTCGGGAGAGCCTCCTACGGGCACATCCGATCAGTCCTGCGGCCCGTACTTAC gCATTTCGATCGCCATGAGCTCTGGTTGCCTTGCGACTTCGCCGTTCACATCTTCAAGATTATCATGTTCTCTATTCAG GCGCAGTACTCGTACAGCGTGGTGGAGGCCTTAATGCAGCACTTGGACGCCAGCGGAGGGGGGTCAGGCACGCGTGTCCGCGCCGCTCGAGCCACAGTACTCAGCAATATCGTAGCTATCGCTGCAGGTGATAGTGTTG GTCCGTCGGTGCTGGAAATAATCAACAACCTCCTGACGAATCTCCGTGCATCAGTCGCTCGAGATTCCGAA TTGTCATTCCAGAAAGAGTCAGACGAGCGTCTCTACCAAGAGGCGTTGATCAACGCGTTGGGCGAGTTCGCGGACCACTTGCCCGACTTCCAGAAGATAGATATCATGATGTTCATCGTCAGCAAAATTCCCAGTGGTCGAGGGAAGCCCACCAAGGCCGATTGTATGCTCCAAAGCATTCTGCTCAAGTCCTTGCTCAAG GTGGGAACGACGTACAAGACGACGGAGCTGAGTAAAGCCTTCCCCGCGGCGTTCCTCGAGGCCCTGCTGCGCGTGTCGAGTACCAGCGAGGCTCGCACCAGGGCCTTGCTGCAGAGGATCCTTCACACGCTGCTCGACAGACGGGCGAACGCCCCCCTGCTCATTGCGCCCAC ggTGGACTATGAAAAACTAGGCCTGACAGTGGAAAAATGCTCCCGACCTGACCTGATCTTCATCAGCAAACACGGCTACGCTATCTTCAGCTCGCTGTATGAAG GGCTGCAACTCGAATCGAACACGGCCGAGAACATATCGGCGATATACACGACCCTGTCTCTGCTCGCCATCGAGCTGGCCTCCGAGGAGACCGTCTGCGACATGCTTCAGCTCATTCTGGC CATCCAACAGTCGGCGATATCGAACCCAGTCCTGTCTACGGCTCAGCAGTGCCAGCTCCACGCCGTCACCGTTGCGTTGGCGGCCTTAGTGCCGCACGTGCTTGCTCTGCCGCCGCTCGGGGATTATATTAAACAG ATAATAGAGGCTCGCCGCGAAGAAGCCGCCCACATGCTGCCGCCTCTCTCCGACGACTACGACGTGTCGCCCAACAAATCGCCCAACAAGTTGCCCTACCTGATGATCGATCAG ATGGCGCTGGGCGAGTGCCTGAAGGCGAGCGGCATCGAGCCCAGCCGCCTGCAGAGCGCCTCCCCTTACTCCGGCGGCACAACCCTCGGCCTCGCCCACCGGCACAGCTGGGTGGAAGCCG GAGCGACCCAGGGTAGGGACAGCCTGGCAGACATATCCGCCGGACCCGTCACCGAACTCGACAGCGCCAATAGTTCTCCAGGAGTGCAGAGG CATCCCACGCAGAGCGAGAACGTGAGCCTGGAGGCGCTGCGGCGGGCGGCGAGCGGACCCAGCGACGCGGAGAGGAGAGACGCCGAGAGGCGGAAGGTCTCCCTCAACAACACCTTCCGAACTGCGCCCTTCGACCATCTGCTGCACATCACGCAGCCCAAG TACGAGATCCAAGACAAGCTGGAAGAGATCTTCAACTCCATCTCCGAGGAGCCTCTTCTGCCCATCGGAGCCGGCTCTCCCGCGGGCAAGACTCAGAACCAGCCTTACACCAAGTATTTGACGGAGCTCTTTCTCTACTGA
- the LOC110994112 gene encoding protein EFR3 homolog cmp44E isoform X2 produces MSFVKCCFDAGEGHDILESFVQKCTDPGCCCGCCSALRPRYKRLVDNIFPALPQDGLVKSNMEKLTFYSLSSPEKLDRIGDYLFQKASRDIYRRRHGFVIIAMEAMDQLLLACHSQTLNLFVESFLKMVQKLLESTDPQLQILATQSFVRFANIEEDTPSYHRRYDFFVSKFSAMCHSNHTDRPTRDSIRLAGIRGLQGVIRKTVSDDLVENIWEAQHMDKIVPSLLYNMQGAEKYETVSCLEAETDTREGIEEPPKLAEACLRELVGRASYGHIRSVLRPVLTHFDRHELWLPCDFAVHIFKIIMFSIQAQYSYSVVEALMQHLDASGGGSGTRVRAARATVLSNIVAIAAGDSVGPSVLEIINNLLTNLRASVARDSEKESDERLYQEALINALGEFADHLPDFQKIDIMMFIVSKIPSGRGKPTKADCMLQSILLKSLLKVGTTYKTTELSKAFPAAFLEALLRVSSTSEARTRALLQRILHTLLDRRANAPLLIAPTVDYEKLGLTVEKCSRPDLIFISKHGYAIFSSLYEGLQLESNTAENISAIYTTLSLLAIELASEETVCDMLQLILAIQQSAISNPVLSTAQQCQLHAVTVALAALVPHVLALPPLGDYIKQIIEARREEAAHMLPPLSDDYDVSPNKSPNKLPYLMIDQMALGECLKASGIEPSRLQSASPYSGGTTLGLAHRHSWVEAGATQGRDSLADISAGPVTELDSANSSPGVQRHPTQSENVSLEALRRAASGPSDAERRDAERRKVSLNNTFRTAPFDHLLHITQPKYEIQDKLEEIFNSISEEPLLPIGAGSPAGKTQNQPYTKYLTELFLY; encoded by the exons ATGTCTTTCGTAAAATGTTGTTTTGATGCTGGCGAAGGTCATGACATTCTGGAATCATTTGTGCAAAAATGTACCGATCCTGGCt GTTGCTGTGGCTGTTGCTCCGCACTCCGGCCAAGATACAAGCGTCTGGTTGACAATATATTCCCCGCGTTGCCACAGGATGGCCTCGTCAAGTCAAATATGGAGAAGCTTACGTTCTATTCGCTCTCCAGTCCGGAGAAACTCGATAGGATCGGAGACTACCTCTTTCAAAAGGCTTCGAGGGATATTTATCGGCGCAGACATGG GTTCGTGATAATAGCCATGGAGGCAATGGACCAGCTGCTCTTAGCCTGTCACTCGCAGACGCTCAACCTCTTCGTGGAGAGCTTCCTTAAAATGGTGCAGAAGTTGCTGGAGTCCACAGACCCTCAACTACAGATACTTGCGACGCAGAGC TTTGTCCGTTTCGCGAACATAGAAGAGGATACGCCATCTTACCACCGTCGGTATGACTTCTTCGTGTCCAAGTTCTCTGCCATGTGTCATAGCAATCACACAGACAGACCCACACGAGATAGTATACGACTCGCCGGGATAAGGGGATTGCAG GGGGTGATAAGGAAGACTGTGTCTGACGATCTGGTGGAGAATATTTGGGAGGCTCAGCACATGGATAAGATTGTGCCATcgttgttatataatatgcaG GGCGCAGAGAAATACGAGACGGTGTCGTGTCTAGAGGCAGAGACCGACACGAGGGAAGGGATAGAGGAACCGCCCAAACTGGCCGAAGCCTGTCTCCGGGAATTGGTCGGGAGAGCCTCCTACGGGCACATCCGATCAGTCCTGCGGCCCGTACTTAC gCATTTCGATCGCCATGAGCTCTGGTTGCCTTGCGACTTCGCCGTTCACATCTTCAAGATTATCATGTTCTCTATTCAG GCGCAGTACTCGTACAGCGTGGTGGAGGCCTTAATGCAGCACTTGGACGCCAGCGGAGGGGGGTCAGGCACGCGTGTCCGCGCCGCTCGAGCCACAGTACTCAGCAATATCGTAGCTATCGCTGCAGGTGATAGTGTTG GTCCGTCGGTGCTGGAAATAATCAACAACCTCCTGACGAATCTCCGTGCATCAGTCGCTCGAGATTCCGAA AAAGAGTCAGACGAGCGTCTCTACCAAGAGGCGTTGATCAACGCGTTGGGCGAGTTCGCGGACCACTTGCCCGACTTCCAGAAGATAGATATCATGATGTTCATCGTCAGCAAAATTCCCAGTGGTCGAGGGAAGCCCACCAAGGCCGATTGTATGCTCCAAAGCATTCTGCTCAAGTCCTTGCTCAAG GTGGGAACGACGTACAAGACGACGGAGCTGAGTAAAGCCTTCCCCGCGGCGTTCCTCGAGGCCCTGCTGCGCGTGTCGAGTACCAGCGAGGCTCGCACCAGGGCCTTGCTGCAGAGGATCCTTCACACGCTGCTCGACAGACGGGCGAACGCCCCCCTGCTCATTGCGCCCAC ggTGGACTATGAAAAACTAGGCCTGACAGTGGAAAAATGCTCCCGACCTGACCTGATCTTCATCAGCAAACACGGCTACGCTATCTTCAGCTCGCTGTATGAAG GGCTGCAACTCGAATCGAACACGGCCGAGAACATATCGGCGATATACACGACCCTGTCTCTGCTCGCCATCGAGCTGGCCTCCGAGGAGACCGTCTGCGACATGCTTCAGCTCATTCTGGC CATCCAACAGTCGGCGATATCGAACCCAGTCCTGTCTACGGCTCAGCAGTGCCAGCTCCACGCCGTCACCGTTGCGTTGGCGGCCTTAGTGCCGCACGTGCTTGCTCTGCCGCCGCTCGGGGATTATATTAAACAG ATAATAGAGGCTCGCCGCGAAGAAGCCGCCCACATGCTGCCGCCTCTCTCCGACGACTACGACGTGTCGCCCAACAAATCGCCCAACAAGTTGCCCTACCTGATGATCGATCAG ATGGCGCTGGGCGAGTGCCTGAAGGCGAGCGGCATCGAGCCCAGCCGCCTGCAGAGCGCCTCCCCTTACTCCGGCGGCACAACCCTCGGCCTCGCCCACCGGCACAGCTGGGTGGAAGCCG GAGCGACCCAGGGTAGGGACAGCCTGGCAGACATATCCGCCGGACCCGTCACCGAACTCGACAGCGCCAATAGTTCTCCAGGAGTGCAGAGG CATCCCACGCAGAGCGAGAACGTGAGCCTGGAGGCGCTGCGGCGGGCGGCGAGCGGACCCAGCGACGCGGAGAGGAGAGACGCCGAGAGGCGGAAGGTCTCCCTCAACAACACCTTCCGAACTGCGCCCTTCGACCATCTGCTGCACATCACGCAGCCCAAG TACGAGATCCAAGACAAGCTGGAAGAGATCTTCAACTCCATCTCCGAGGAGCCTCTTCTGCCCATCGGAGCCGGCTCTCCCGCGGGCAAGACTCAGAACCAGCCTTACACCAAGTATTTGACGGAGCTCTTTCTCTACTGA